In the genome of Vicia villosa cultivar HV-30 ecotype Madison, WI linkage group LG7, Vvil1.0, whole genome shotgun sequence, one region contains:
- the LOC131616396 gene encoding disease resistance protein RGA2-like, with amino-acid sequence MPEQIVSGVAENLINRLASAAFREFGRIYGVMDELERLKSTLDSIKAVLLDAEDKQQQNHAVQVWIRRLKDDVIHPADNLLDEFLIQDMTDESHKNKMTKVLHSLSLNKIAFRSRMAHGIEKIQKKFNDVVKDMIGLNLNPNAVVSEKSNSVNRETSSYMPESNIIGREDDKKKIVSLLRQSHGNQNVSVVAITGIGGLGKTALAQLVYNDAEVAKIFEKHMWVCVSNKFDVKTIVKKMLESLTESEISDKLPLENMQKMLRDNLTGKKYLLVLDDIWNESFEKWTQLRIYLKCGAQDSKVVVTTRTKIVAQIMGASVSYTLDGLNPIQSWSLLKNIITNGDETKEMNHILEPIGKKIAEKCRGVPLVIKTLGGLLQGKSEKKEWIAILQGDFWKLCEEEEIIMPVLKLSYQNLSPQLRQCFAYCSLYPKDWAIEKDELIQLWMAQGYLEFSDEKQTMEDIGNHFVNILLMKSFFQDAEVDSDRDLTSFKMHDLIHDLAMQVAGLDCCYLDSETKNIVGSPMHVMFSDAIGLLESLDVSRVRTLIFENNISGNWYEKELSVISKFKYLRSLKLSYCSISKLCDSIGNLKHLRYLQLWYCAGLEGIFKSISNIVCLQTLILVECRAFEFSTKDVLSLINLRYLHIENLKAFKEKKTTVGFGKLSLGEQYKGFIFTNWLSSLTNIVKIFLRNCQGVQYLQPMERLPFLKYLFIGDLHELEYIYYEESLLSEAFFPSLEVLRIFRCEKLKGWSRIRDENSSQSYHLSFSPCLSYLTIVDCPMLTHMPTFPNLDKKLDFFDCNTDTLEATLNMVKSNSSIGFPPLSLLKFLILGGHELDVKTLPNDWMENLTSLKHLEFYNLPNQTFQEIEAWFEERLNYLPSLQKIKISQCFELEAFPVWICNLSSLQHITISECQILASLPDGMLRLTNLQTLEIIQSPLLVEECQKETSATSLKIAHIPNIILK; translated from the exons ATGCCTGAGCAAATTGTATCTGGTGTTGCTGAAAACCTCATTAACAG GTTGGCTTCTGCAGCTTTTCGAGAATTCGGAAGGATTTATGGTGTTATGGATGAATTGGAAAGGCTTAAGAGTACTCTTGACTCCATCAAAGCTGTGCTCCTTGATGCTGaagacaaacaacaacaaaatcatgcGGTTCAAGTATGGATAAGAAGACTCAAAGATGATGTGATTCATCCTGCTGATAATTTGCTAGATGAATTTCTTATTCAAGATATGACTGATGAATCTCATAAGAACAAAATGACAAAGGTACTTCATTCCCTCTCTCTAAATAAGATTGCTTTTCGGAGTAGAATGGCTCATGGGAttgaaaaaatacaaaagaaatttaATGATGTTGTGAAAGATATGATTGGGTTGAATCTAAACCCAAATGCTGTGGTGTCTGAGAAAAGTAACAGTGTAAATAGAGAAACTAGTTCTTATATGCCGGAATCAAATATCATCGGAAGAGAAGATGATAAAAAGAAGATCGTAAGCTTGTTGAGGCAATCACATGGAAATCAAAATGTCTCCGTGGTTGCTATTACAGGGATTGGTGGCTTGGGAAAGACAGCTCTTGCTCAATTGGTATATAATGATGCCGAAGTTGCAAAGATTTTTGAAAAGCATATGTGGGTATGTGTCTCTAATAAGTTTGATGTCAAAACTATTGTTAAGAAAATGTTGGAGTCATTAACTGAAAGCGAAATTAGCGATAAGTTACCATTGGAAAACATGCAGAAAATGCTTCGTGACAATTTAACGGGTAAGAAGTACTTGTTAGTCCTAGATGACATTTGGAATGAGAGTTTTGAAAAATGGACTCAATTGAGGATTTATTTGAAGTGTGGTGCTCAAGACAGTAAGGTTGTAGTGACAACTCGTACTAAAATTGTAGCACAAATAATGGGTGCAAGTGTCTCCTACACTCTGGATGGTTTGAATCCAATACAATCTTGGAGTTTGTTGAAGAACATTATTACAAATGGGGATGAGACTAAAGAAATGAATCATATTCTTGAACCAATTGGTAAGAAGATAGCTGAAAAGTGTAGGGGAGTTCCGCTCGTAATCAAAACACTGGGAGGCCTATTACAGGGTAAAAGTGAAAAAAAGGAATGGATTGCTATTTTACAAGGCGACTTTTGGAAATTATGTGAAGAGGAAGAAATCATCATGCCAGTGTTGAAACTAAGTTACCAAAACTTGTCGCCTCAACTAAGACAATGTTTTGCTTATTGCTCTTTATATCCTAAGGATTGGGCAATAGAGAAGGATGAGTTGATTCAACTTTGGATGGCACAAGGTTATCTTGAATTTTCAGATGAAAAACAGACCATGGAAGACATCGGTAACCATTTCGTGAATATTTTATTGATGAAGTCATTTTTCCAAGATGCTGAAGTAGATAGTGACCGTGATTTAACTAGTTTTAAAATGCACGATTTAATACATGATCTTGCCATGCAAGTAGCCGGCCTCGATTGTTGTTACTTGGATAGTGAGACAAAAAATATTGTAGGAAGTCCCATGCATGTAATGTTCAGTGATGCTATTGGTTTGTTAGAATCATTGGATGTAAGCAGGGTGCGGACTTTAATTTTCGAGAACAACATTTCAGGAAATTGGTATGAGAAGGAATTGTCTgtgatttcaaaattcaaataccTACGCTCTTTGAAGCTGTCATATTGTTCTATAAGTAAGTTGTGTGATTCAATTGGAAATTTGAAACATTTAAGATATCTTCAGTTGTGGTACTGTGCAGGACTAGAAGGCATTTTCAAATCTATTAGTAACATTGTTTGTCTTCAAACACTTATATTGGTTGAGTGTCGAGCATTTGAATTTTCTACAAAAGATGTCTTAAGTTTAATTAATTTGAGATATCTTCATATTGAAAATTTAAAAGCATTTAAAGAGAAGAAGACAACGGTTGGATTCGGAAAATTAAGCCTGGGGGAGCAGTATAAGGGTTTCATTTTTACCAACTGGCTTTCGTCCCTCACAAACATTGTGAAAATATTTCTTAGGAACTGTCAAGGTGTGCAATATCTCCAACCAATGGAACGTCTCCCATTCCTGAAGTATCTTTTTATAGGCGACCTTCATGAGTTGGAGTACATATATTATGAAGAGTCTCTTTTGTCTGAAGCATTCTTCCCTTCTTTGGAGGTTCTCAGAATTTTTAGATGCGAAAAGTTGAAGGGATGGTCGAGGATAAGGGATGAAAACTCTTCACAATCATATCATCTCTCCTTTTCGCCTTGTCTTTCTTACTTAACTATTGTTGATTGTCCAATGTTAACTCACATGCCTACTTTTCCAAACCTCGACAAGAAATTGGATTTCTTTGATTGTAATACGGACACATTAGAAGCAACATTAAACATGGTAAAATCGAATTCTTCGATTGGATTCCCTCCACTTTCCTTGCTAAAATTCTTGATTCTTGGCGGACACGAGCTGGACGTGAAAACACTCCCAAATGATTGGATGGAAAATCTGACTTCTCTCAAGCATCTTGAATTTTATAATCTTccaaatcaaacatttcaagaAATTGAAGCTTGGTTTGAGGAAAGACTCAACTATCTTCCTTCCCTGCAAAAGATTAAAATTTCTCAATGTTTCGAGCTAGAGGCGTTTCCAGTTTGGATTTGCAACCTCTCGTCACTTCAGCATATAACCATTTCGGAATGTCAAATTTTAGCTTCACTGCCCGATGGAATGCTGCGTCTTACCAACTTACAGACCCTCGAAATCATTCAAAGTCCCCTCTTAGTTGAAGAATGCCAGAAAGAAACAAGTGCAACATCTCTCAAAATTGCTCACATCCCAAACATAATCTTAAAGTGA